One part of the Arabidopsis thaliana chromosome 4, partial sequence genome encodes these proteins:
- a CDS encoding NADH-ubiquinone oxidoreductase 24 kDa subunit (NADH-ubiquinone oxidoreductase 24 kDa subunit, putative; FUNCTIONS IN: NADH dehydrogenase (ubiquinone) activity, zinc ion binding; INVOLVED IN: response to oxidative stress, mitochondrial electron transport, NADH to ubiquinone; LOCATED IN: mitochondrion, mitochondrial respiratory chain complex I, respiratory chain complex I; EXPRESSED IN: 24 plant structures; EXPRESSED DURING: 15 growth stages; CONTAINS InterPro DOMAIN/s: Thioredoxin fold (InterPro:IPR012335), NADH:ubiquinone oxidoreductase, 24kDa subunit (InterPro:IPR002023), Thioredoxin-like fold (InterPro:IPR012336); Has 5564 Blast hits to 5564 proteins in 1535 species: Archae - 26; Bacteria - 3396; Metazoa - 195; Fungi - 114; Plants - 49; Viruses - 0; Other Eukaryotes - 1784 (source: NCBI BLink).): protein MLARLAAKRLLEIRQVFRQPTSQVTRSLSTALNYHLDSPDNKPDLPWEFSEANQSKVKEILSYYPSNYKQSAVIPLLDLAQQQNGGWLPVSAMNAVAKVIEVAPIRVYEVATFYSMFNRAKVGKYHLLVCGTTPCMIRGSRDIESALLDHLGVKRGEVTKDGLFSVGEMECMGCCVNAPMITVADYSNGSEGYTYNYFEDVTPEKVVEIVEKLRKGEKPPHGTQNPKRIKCGPEGGNKTLLGEPKPPQFRDLDAC from the exons ATGCTGGCTAGGCTCGCTGCGAAGCGTCTTCTCGAGATCCGTCAAGTTTTCCGTCAACCAACCTCTCAG GTGACTCGTAGCTTATCGACGGCCTTAAACTAC CATCTGGATTCTCCTGATAACAAACCCGATCTTCCATGGGAGTTTTCAGAGGCTAACCAATCTAAG GTTAAGGAGATTCTCTCTTACTATCCATCCAATTACAAGCAGTCCGCAGTTATTCCTCTCCTAGATCTTGCACAACAGCAGAATGGAGGCTGGCTCCCTGTTTCAGCAATGAATGCG GTTGCTAAAGTTATAGAAGTTGCCCCTATCCGTGTTTATGAGGTTGCAACATTTTACTCAATGTTCAACAGAGCAAAG GTTGGAAAGTATCACCTTCTAGTTTGTGGCACAACACCTTGCATGATCCGTGGTTCACGAGACATCGAATCAGCTTTGCTAGACCATTTGGGAGTGAAACGCGGTG AGGTCACAAAGGATGGTTTGTTCTCTGTTGGAGAGATGGAGTGCATG GGATGTTGTGTTAATGCACCCATGATCACTGTGGCTGACTATTCCAATGGATCAGAAGGATATACATATAACTATTTC GAAGATGTTACACCTGAGAAAGTCGTAGAAATTGTTGAAAAGctgagaaaaggagaaaagcCACCG cATGGAACTCAGAACCCGAAGAGGATCAAGTGTGGACCAGAAGGAGGG